The nucleotide sequence ATGCTGGCGGATCAGCGGCAGCGCGGTCGCCACCACCTGGGCGGCGTCGGTGGGAACGATCTCGAGGTTGGGCAGATCGTAGGCCGGCGCCAGATCGTTTGCCGTCACGACCACGGGAAGGTTGCGGAAACGGGCATCCTCCGTCAGCACGGTGAGGAAGGCGTCGACCACGCGCAGGCTGAAACCTTCACCAAGCACGATGCCGTCGATGTCTCTGACATTGAGATGCTTCGCCGCCGCCTCGATCGAGAGCGCGCCGACTACGCCGGTGCGCTCGCCAAGCGCGACCGACAATGTCGGATAGGCGCCGCCGCGGCCGATCAACAGCACGGTGGCGTCGCGCGCCGGATCGATATCCGACAGCGCCATCGGCGTTGCCGGCACCAGCCGGCGCATCACGGTCGCATGCAACGACCGCACGCGTAGCGCGGCACGCAGGCGGGCCACCAGACGGTCGGCACCGCCTTGGGGTTGGGAGGATTGGGTTTGCGAGGTTCGGCTCTGAAAGAAGGGAATGACGTTGTCTGGATTTGGGACCCGCGGATCGACCGCGATCATCGGCAGATAAGGCTGGCGAGCCGCAACCCGCGCTGCCAGCTCCGCCAGTCCGGCTGCATCGGCGTCGGAGGTGGCAGCCAGCACGGCGGCCGGTTGCACTTGCTCGACGGCCCGCACCGCGTCCATCCACTCGGTCTCGACCACCGGAAACAGCCTCGCGAGGTCGAGCGTGGCGGCGAAGGACGGCCGTCTCGCGTTCGACACGACGAGGATCGGACCTTGCTGGGACATCTTGAGAACTCGGATCAGCCGCACGTCTGGAGCCGGCGATCCTAGTTCGCGGCGCTTAATGCGGCGTCAACGCCGCCCCTGCCGGAGGTTCTCAGGCCGCACTGCTCCGGTCGCGAAATGCTTCCACCATCAATGGGTTAAGACCAAGTTCTGTCAGCGCGTCCCGGGCGCGCGCGTTGTCGAGCGCGCGGCCGGCGAGCCGGTGGCCGCTGAGGCGGTCGGGCAGCGCGGTCAGGAGCGCGCCCTGGCCGAGCCGCCGCGCCCACTCCTGCAGGTCCTGCGCCAGGAACCGGTAGCCGCCGACAGTCATGACGCCGGACGGTGGCGCGGTGACATTGATCGTGCCAGTCGCGCGGTCCAGCCGCGCCGCGTAATCCGTATCGACGTAGTCGCGCGGCGGCGAGGCGATCAGGGAGTCACTCGGCGGCGGAGGCGGCGCATAGGCCGCAACCGGCACCATCGGCCCGCGCAGTCCCAGCGTGCCGCGTGGCGTCAGCAGCACCTCGCCTGCGATCGACGATCCCGGCAATTCGCGCGGCGCGCCGTGGGGGCCGGGCTTGATCAGGGCCGGCGAGCCGTCCTCCGCGATCCGGCGGGCGCCGAACAATCCGGCCTCGCCGAACAGATAGACATCGGTCAGCGTCGCCTGTTGCGCGGACCAGCATGCGCTGGAGCCGACCTGTTCGGGCGTGCGCCACAGGCCGATGACGTTGCGCAGGCTTGGCATCCGCGCGGCGAGGTCCATTTCGTCCAGCCGCAACGCCAATTGAGCAGGCGCGATCAGCGTGTCGCAGGCCTGCTCGTTGATCTGCTCCTCCAGCACCTCCTCGTCGAACGGATGGTGCAGCACCAGCGTTCCGCCCGACAGCAGCCAGACCGCCAGCGACGAGGCGAGGCCGGCAAACGACATCGGCGAGAACGCCGACAGGACGGTTGCGCCCTGCGGCACGTCGCTTTCGAGCGACATCGCAAGGCCGCCGGCAATCAGGCCGAGATGGGCGCGGGGGACCGGCCGGAAGCCGTCCGAGGTGACGTCGAAGGAAATCAGCGCCGCCTTGCGGCCGTCCTGGATCACGGGACGCGTGGTCAGGGATTCCCGGAAAATCGCGTTGTCGAGTGAGGCCATGCCTTCGGGCAGGTCGCTGCCGAAGCCGCAGACATGGCGGATCGAGAACGCTTCGGCGGCGGCGTTCATGGCGATGTCCGAATAGACCACGCCGTCGACCTTGCCCGTGGTCACGATCGCCCGCGCGGCAGTGCGGTTGAGCGTCATGGTCAATTCCGACTGCCGCCAGAGCAGCGGCAACACCGCGACGACAAGGCCGGCGCGGAAGGCGGCAAGCACGGTGAGCGCGAATTCGATGGTGTTGGGCAGTTGAACCGCTATCACCGAATTGGATGGCAGGCCGGATTCGATGAAGTGCGCGGCCAGCGACGAGATCATGCGGTCGGCCTGCGCGAAGGTGAGACGCTTCGGCGGCTGGCCGGTGATGCGCTGCTTGTTGAGCGGATCGACCAGCGCCAGCGCATCCGGCTTCCGCGCCAGGTTCCGTTTGAACAACGTATCGAGCGTTGGCGAGGCGGTGGGCTGGGTCACGGCGTTACTTCGGCTCTGTCACGAGGGCTGCATCAGTTTGCGAGTTCA is from Bradyrhizobium sp. AZCC 2176 and encodes:
- a CDS encoding GGDEF domain-containing protein, coding for MSQQGPILVVSNARRPSFAATLDLARLFPVVETEWMDAVRAVEQVQPAAVLAATSDADAAGLAELAARVAARQPYLPMIAVDPRVPNPDNVIPFFQSRTSQTQSSQPQGGADRLVARLRAALRVRSLHATVMRRLVPATPMALSDIDPARDATVLLIGRGGAYPTLSVALGERTGVVGALSIEAAAKHLNVRDIDGIVLGEGFSLRVVDAFLTVLTEDARFRNLPVVVTANDLAPAYDLPNLEIVPTDAAQVVATALPLIRQHAFEANLSRTLKAIDADGLIDARTGLLTPDAFERDFASAIYQTQQRGGGLSVARFAFDPEHPRAQFDGARIISRLMRQMDFGAAQQDGSVVVVFAETDLKTAHTIARRLSSVMRHTSHGTCAARSEPTVTVATLLPNDSAKSLRSRLQEEAHRAAS
- a CDS encoding class I adenylate-forming enzyme family protein, producing MTQPTASPTLDTLFKRNLARKPDALALVDPLNKQRITGQPPKRLTFAQADRMISSLAAHFIESGLPSNSVIAVQLPNTIEFALTVLAAFRAGLVVAVLPLLWRQSELTMTLNRTAARAIVTTGKVDGVVYSDIAMNAAAEAFSIRHVCGFGSDLPEGMASLDNAIFRESLTTRPVIQDGRKAALISFDVTSDGFRPVPRAHLGLIAGGLAMSLESDVPQGATVLSAFSPMSFAGLASSLAVWLLSGGTLVLHHPFDEEVLEEQINEQACDTLIAPAQLALRLDEMDLAARMPSLRNVIGLWRTPEQVGSSACWSAQQATLTDVYLFGEAGLFGARRIAEDGSPALIKPGPHGAPRELPGSSIAGEVLLTPRGTLGLRGPMVPVAAYAPPPPPSDSLIASPPRDYVDTDYAARLDRATGTINVTAPPSGVMTVGGYRFLAQDLQEWARRLGQGALLTALPDRLSGHRLAGRALDNARARDALTELGLNPLMVEAFRDRSSAA